A genomic segment from Cryptosporangium minutisporangium encodes:
- a CDS encoding nitronate monooxygenase family protein, producing the protein MLKTRFTEAFGIEHPIVQGGMQWVGRAELAAAVSEAGGLGLITALTQPTPADLAKEIARARTLTDKPFGVNLTILPTISPPPYDEYRRVIVDEGIRIVETAGSNPEPHMDLFREHGVKVIHKCTSVRHALKAQRIGVDAVSIDGFECAGHPGEDDIPGLILIPAAADKLTIPFIASGGFGDARGLVAALALGADGINMGSRFMCTVESPIDDAVKQAIVDSDERDTELIFRPLRNTARVAKNSVSTEVVRILNEGGEFADVKDLVAGARGRLVYEKGDVEAGIWSVGLVQGLIHDIPTAGEIVTRIVNEAAELIRGRLAGLVAADPVGVAG; encoded by the coding sequence GTGTTGAAGACCCGGTTCACCGAGGCGTTCGGGATCGAGCACCCGATCGTCCAGGGCGGGATGCAGTGGGTCGGCCGGGCGGAACTCGCCGCAGCGGTCTCCGAGGCGGGTGGCCTCGGGCTGATCACCGCGCTGACCCAGCCGACCCCCGCCGACCTGGCGAAGGAGATCGCCCGGGCGCGGACGCTCACCGACAAGCCGTTCGGCGTCAACCTGACGATCCTGCCGACGATCAGCCCGCCGCCGTACGACGAGTACCGCCGGGTCATCGTCGACGAAGGCATCCGGATCGTGGAGACCGCGGGCTCCAACCCCGAGCCGCACATGGACCTGTTCCGCGAGCACGGCGTCAAGGTCATCCACAAGTGCACGAGCGTGCGGCACGCGCTGAAGGCACAGCGGATCGGCGTCGACGCGGTCTCGATCGACGGGTTCGAGTGCGCCGGTCACCCCGGTGAGGACGACATCCCCGGCCTGATTCTGATCCCGGCCGCGGCCGACAAGCTGACGATCCCGTTCATCGCCTCCGGCGGGTTCGGGGACGCCAGGGGCCTGGTCGCGGCGCTGGCGCTCGGCGCGGACGGCATCAACATGGGCAGCCGGTTCATGTGCACGGTCGAGTCGCCGATCGACGACGCCGTGAAGCAGGCCATCGTGGACAGCGACGAGCGGGACACCGAGCTGATCTTCCGTCCGCTGCGTAACACCGCCCGGGTGGCGAAGAACTCGGTGAGCACCGAGGTCGTGCGGATCCTCAACGAAGGCGGCGAGTTCGCCGACGTCAAGGATCTGGTGGCCGGTGCGCGCGGCAGGCTGGTCTACGAGAAGGGCGACGTCGAGGCCGGAATCTGGTCGGTCGGCCTGGTCCAGGGCCTGATCCACGACATCCCGACCGCGGGCGAGATCGTGACGCGGATCGTGAACGAGGCGGCCGAGCTGATCCGCGGTAGGCTCGCCGGCCTGGTGGCGGCCGACCCGGTGGGGGTGGCGGGATGA
- a CDS encoding class II histone deacetylase, with protein sequence MSTGWVWNERYLWHDTGTAGGPLPISRWVEPMAHIESPDAKRRFANLVAASGLLDDLTPLPPRPATVAELTRVHTAEHVADVARQAAAGGGNLGGGTPFGEFSCEIALLAAGGVLTAVEAVVDGTVDNAYALVRPPGHHAAPDHGRGFCLFNNVAIAARHAQAALGVERIAIVDWDVHHGNGTQDAFWDDPSVLAVSIHQDGVYPPGSGPVTDVGGPGAEGTTINVPLPPGSGDGAYRAAFTEVVEPALDRFAPDLILVACGFDANGFDPLARQMLSSESFRELTHRVKDAAERHCGGRLVLAHEGGYSPFAVPFCGLAVVEALSGVRTEVEDPYLPIVENYGGQLRPHQAEAVAAAAAVVPRVPRGLPETVGRGNDSGSGAFPRA encoded by the coding sequence ATGTCGACGGGGTGGGTCTGGAACGAGCGGTACCTGTGGCACGACACCGGCACCGCCGGCGGCCCACTCCCGATCAGCCGCTGGGTCGAGCCGATGGCCCACATCGAAAGCCCGGACGCGAAGCGCCGCTTCGCGAACCTGGTCGCCGCGTCCGGCCTTCTGGACGATTTGACCCCGCTCCCGCCACGGCCGGCGACCGTCGCCGAGCTGACTCGCGTCCACACCGCCGAGCACGTCGCCGACGTCGCTCGGCAGGCCGCCGCGGGCGGCGGCAACCTGGGCGGCGGAACGCCGTTCGGCGAGTTCTCCTGCGAGATCGCGCTGCTGGCCGCCGGTGGGGTGCTCACCGCGGTCGAAGCCGTGGTCGACGGCACGGTCGACAACGCGTACGCGCTGGTCCGTCCGCCGGGCCATCACGCGGCCCCGGACCATGGCCGCGGGTTCTGCCTCTTCAACAACGTGGCGATCGCGGCCCGCCACGCGCAGGCCGCCCTGGGTGTGGAGCGGATCGCGATCGTCGACTGGGACGTCCACCACGGCAACGGCACTCAGGACGCGTTCTGGGACGATCCCTCGGTACTGGCCGTCTCGATCCACCAGGACGGCGTCTACCCGCCTGGGTCGGGGCCGGTCACCGACGTGGGTGGGCCCGGCGCCGAGGGCACCACGATCAACGTCCCGCTGCCGCCGGGCTCCGGCGACGGCGCCTATCGGGCCGCGTTCACCGAGGTGGTCGAGCCGGCGTTGGACCGGTTCGCTCCCGACCTGATTCTGGTCGCGTGCGGCTTCGACGCCAACGGCTTCGATCCGCTGGCCAGGCAGATGCTCTCCTCGGAGTCGTTCCGCGAGCTCACCCACCGGGTCAAGGACGCCGCGGAACGGCACTGCGGCGGTCGATTAGTGCTCGCTCACGAAGGCGGCTACTCCCCTTTCGCGGTGCCGTTCTGCGGGCTGGCGGTCGTCGAGGCGCTCAGCGGCGTCCGGACCGAGGTGGAGGACCCGTACCTGCCGATCGTCGAGAACTACGGCGGGCAGTTACGGCCGCACCAGGCGGAGGCCGTCGCCGCGGCGGCCGCCGTGGTGCCCCGCGTACCGCGCGGCCTGCCGGAGACCGTAGGGCGCGGGAACGACAGCGGATCAGGCGCGTTCCCGCGCGCCTGA
- the hglS gene encoding 2-oxoadipate dioxygenase/decarboxylase, producing the protein MTSVQQWELRAAFARALSDMYGREVPAYTTLLRVSAEVNADVLAKQGAAAQRLGSIDRVTAERHGAIRVGTPEELRQVGQIFAGFGMHPVGFYDLRDASASSVPVVSTAFRPLDADELARNPFRVFTSVLVTDDRRFFGADLQARLETFLARRDLFPPRVLELAARAEAEHGLDGSDADEFVAGATACFALSREPIDRAWYDELSRISAVAADIGGVMSTHINHLTPRVLDIDELYRRMTDLGVTMIDEIQGPPAWEGPDVLLRQTSFRALAEPRAFTDGPGELRVRFGEVEARGIALTTAGRALYDRLLTEVDARRAESGRARTEVAAEVWRENLPGTEETLDRRGLGAFTYRPAPDARERLAAAAGPGGNSTLRGERILDVHALVTAGVALREPIVYEDFLPRSAAGIFQSNLTDAGARNDALTGADRDAGWLSDALGRDVADPLVRNEELTRASKQALAEILNLETL; encoded by the coding sequence GTGACGTCTGTGCAGCAATGGGAGTTGCGGGCCGCGTTCGCCCGCGCGCTGTCGGACATGTACGGCCGGGAGGTGCCCGCCTACACGACGCTGCTGCGGGTATCGGCCGAGGTCAACGCCGACGTGCTGGCGAAGCAGGGTGCGGCGGCCCAGCGGCTGGGCAGCATCGATCGGGTGACCGCCGAGCGGCACGGCGCGATCCGGGTCGGCACGCCCGAGGAGCTGCGCCAGGTCGGCCAGATCTTCGCCGGCTTCGGCATGCACCCGGTCGGGTTCTACGACCTCCGCGATGCGTCGGCGAGCTCGGTACCGGTGGTCTCGACCGCGTTCCGGCCGCTCGACGCCGACGAACTGGCCCGCAATCCGTTCCGCGTCTTCACGTCCGTCCTGGTCACCGACGACCGGCGGTTCTTCGGCGCCGACCTGCAGGCCCGGCTCGAAACGTTCCTCGCCCGGCGCGACCTGTTCCCGCCGCGGGTGCTGGAGCTGGCCGCGCGGGCCGAGGCCGAGCACGGCCTCGACGGGTCGGACGCCGACGAGTTCGTGGCCGGGGCCACCGCGTGCTTCGCGCTGTCCCGGGAACCGATCGATCGGGCCTGGTACGACGAGCTGTCCCGGATCTCCGCGGTCGCCGCCGACATCGGTGGTGTCATGTCGACCCACATCAACCACCTCACGCCGCGGGTGCTCGACATCGACGAGCTCTACCGGCGGATGACCGACCTCGGCGTCACGATGATCGACGAAATCCAGGGGCCACCGGCGTGGGAGGGCCCGGACGTGCTGCTCCGGCAGACCTCGTTCCGGGCGCTGGCCGAGCCCCGTGCGTTCACCGACGGGCCGGGTGAGCTGCGGGTCCGGTTCGGCGAGGTCGAGGCGCGGGGGATCGCGCTGACCACCGCCGGACGGGCGCTCTACGACCGCCTGCTCACCGAGGTGGACGCCCGCCGGGCGGAGTCGGGGCGGGCCCGGACGGAGGTCGCCGCGGAGGTATGGCGGGAGAACCTCCCGGGAACCGAGGAGACCCTCGACCGCCGGGGCCTCGGTGCGTTCACCTACCGCCCTGCGCCGGACGCGCGCGAACGCCTCGCGGCGGCGGCCGGGCCCGGTGGGAACTCGACGCTGCGCGGTGAGCGGATACTCGACGTGCACGCGTTGGTGACGGCTGGGGTCGCGCTCCGGGAGCCGATCGTCTACGAAGACTTCCTGCCCCGATCCGCGGCCGGGATCTTCCAGTCCAACCTCACCGACGCCGGGGCCCGCAACGACGCGCTCACCGGCGCCGATCGGGACGCCGGCTGGCTGAGCGATGCGCTCGGCCGCGACGTCGCCGACCCTCTCGTCCGCAACGAAGAACTGACGCGCGCCTCGAAGCAGGCGCTCGCCGAGATCCTGAACCTGGAGACACTGTGA
- the amaB gene encoding L-piperidine-6-carboxylate dehydrogenase, with amino-acid sequence MTPEEFRESARSALKSCGVADSALAGALTVRTPLTGDELLSVHEADGPETDAAVRAAHAAYQQWQTVPAPVRGALVKRLGQLIGEHKDELATLVTLEAGKIRSEALGEVQEMIDVCDFAVGLSRQLYGRTMPSERPGHRLMETWHPLGVVGVISAFNFPVAVWSWNTAIALVCGDAVVWKPSEKTPLTALACTALLDRVIAEHGAPADLHRLVVGGRAVGEALVDSALVPLVSATGSTRMGREVGPRVAARFGRSLLELGGNNAAVVTPSADLDLTTRAVVFAAAGTAGQRCTTLRRLIVHRSVADELLEKLTTAYRKLPIGSPLESGTLVGPLIDENSYRAMNSALDAARADGGEVLVGGGRRDVPGAPDAYYVEPAIVRMPSQTEIVRTETFAPVLYVLGYETLDEAIALHNDVPQGLSSGIFTRDQQEAERFLAADGADCGIVNVNIGTSGAEIGGAFGGEKETGGGRESGSDAWRAYMRRATNTINASGQLLLAQDVSFL; translated from the coding sequence ATGACCCCCGAGGAGTTCCGCGAGAGTGCGCGGAGCGCGCTGAAGTCCTGTGGCGTCGCGGACTCCGCGCTCGCCGGCGCGCTAACGGTCCGCACGCCGCTGACCGGCGACGAGCTGCTCTCCGTCCACGAGGCCGACGGACCGGAGACCGACGCCGCGGTCCGCGCCGCCCACGCCGCGTACCAGCAGTGGCAGACCGTGCCCGCCCCGGTGCGCGGGGCGCTGGTGAAGCGGCTCGGCCAGCTGATCGGCGAGCACAAGGACGAACTGGCCACGCTGGTGACCCTCGAAGCGGGCAAGATCCGCTCCGAGGCGCTCGGCGAGGTCCAGGAGATGATCGACGTCTGCGACTTCGCGGTCGGGCTGTCCCGGCAGCTCTACGGGCGCACGATGCCGTCCGAGCGTCCGGGCCACCGGCTGATGGAGACCTGGCACCCGCTCGGCGTGGTCGGCGTCATCTCGGCGTTCAACTTCCCGGTGGCGGTCTGGTCGTGGAACACCGCGATCGCGCTGGTCTGCGGCGACGCGGTGGTCTGGAAGCCGTCGGAGAAGACGCCGCTGACCGCGCTCGCCTGCACCGCGTTGCTCGACCGGGTGATCGCCGAGCACGGCGCCCCGGCGGACCTGCACCGGCTCGTCGTCGGCGGCCGTGCGGTCGGCGAGGCGCTGGTCGACTCAGCCCTCGTGCCGCTGGTCAGCGCGACCGGCTCCACCCGGATGGGTCGCGAGGTCGGCCCGCGGGTCGCCGCCCGCTTCGGCCGCAGCCTGCTGGAGCTCGGTGGCAACAACGCGGCGGTCGTCACGCCGTCGGCCGACCTCGACCTCACCACCCGCGCGGTCGTCTTCGCCGCCGCCGGCACCGCCGGGCAGCGCTGCACGACGCTGCGGAGGCTGATCGTCCACCGGTCGGTCGCCGACGAGCTACTGGAGAAGCTCACCACCGCCTACCGCAAGCTGCCGATCGGCAGTCCGCTGGAGAGCGGCACGCTGGTCGGGCCGCTGATCGACGAGAACTCCTACCGCGCGATGAACAGCGCGCTGGACGCCGCCCGGGCCGACGGCGGCGAGGTGCTGGTCGGCGGCGGGCGGCGGGACGTCCCCGGCGCGCCGGACGCATACTACGTCGAGCCGGCGATCGTCCGGATGCCGTCGCAAACCGAGATCGTGCGCACCGAGACGTTCGCCCCGGTCCTCTACGTCCTCGGCTACGAGACGCTCGACGAGGCGATCGCGCTCCACAACGACGTGCCGCAGGGCCTCTCGTCCGGCATCTTCACCCGCGACCAGCAGGAGGCGGAGCGGTTCCTGGCCGCGGACGGCGCCGACTGCGGCATCGTCAACGTCAACATCGGGACGTCCGGCGCGGAGATCGGCGGCGCGTTCGGCGGCGAGAAGGAGACCGGCGGTGGCCGGGAGTCCGGATCGGACGCGTGGCGCGCGTACATGCGGCGCGCGACGAACACGATCAACGCCTCCGGTCAGCTCCTGCTCGCGCAGGACGTGTCGTTCCTCTAG
- a CDS encoding superoxide dismutase, whose translation MDAKPRDTRLWKSAPRLAVAAALLTGVTTTATLTTVVAPAAATAPATQSQFPTTYRLPDGFRPEGIAIGRRPVAYFGSLADGDILKVDLTNGRSRVIAQGPGTPSVGLKLDDRGRLFVAGGVAGTGRVIDTATGKTLSDLTLATNPTATPTFVNDVILTRSAAYFTDSRRPVLYRVAIPRKGAPTQADVTTIPLSGAIQYVPDVNNANGIERTPDGKGLIIVQSSTGKLFRVDPRTGVTTEIPVTRDGAPYPLTNGDGLLRIGQTLFVVQNRLNTIAALRLDGGRAAVNATITDSRFDVPTTLAVFRDRLYTPNARFTTPPTPATPYTAVSVPLP comes from the coding sequence ATGGATGCCAAACCGCGAGACACCCGGCTCTGGAAGTCCGCACCGCGCCTAGCGGTCGCCGCCGCGCTGCTCACCGGCGTCACGACCACCGCGACCCTGACCACCGTCGTCGCGCCGGCCGCGGCCACCGCCCCGGCCACGCAGTCCCAGTTCCCCACCACGTACCGGCTTCCCGACGGCTTCCGCCCCGAGGGCATCGCGATCGGACGTCGTCCGGTCGCGTACTTCGGGTCGCTCGCCGACGGTGACATCCTCAAGGTCGACCTCACCAACGGGCGATCGCGGGTCATCGCACAGGGCCCGGGCACCCCGTCCGTCGGGCTCAAGCTCGACGACCGCGGCCGGCTGTTCGTGGCCGGCGGGGTGGCCGGCACCGGCCGCGTGATCGACACCGCGACCGGGAAGACCCTGTCGGACCTGACGCTCGCGACGAACCCCACCGCGACGCCGACGTTCGTCAACGACGTGATCCTGACCCGGTCCGCGGCGTACTTCACCGACTCGCGACGGCCCGTCCTCTACCGGGTCGCGATCCCGCGCAAGGGCGCCCCGACCCAGGCGGACGTCACGACGATCCCGCTGAGCGGCGCCATCCAGTACGTGCCCGACGTCAACAACGCCAACGGCATCGAGCGCACACCGGACGGCAAGGGACTGATCATCGTCCAGTCGAGTACCGGGAAGCTGTTCCGGGTCGACCCGCGCACCGGCGTCACCACGGAGATCCCGGTGACCCGGGACGGCGCGCCCTATCCGCTCACCAACGGCGACGGGCTGCTCCGAATCGGACAGACGCTGTTCGTCGTCCAGAACCGGCTGAACACGATCGCGGCGCTGCGGCTGGACGGCGGCCGCGCCGCCGTGAACGCGACGATCACCGACTCCCGCTTCGACGTGCCGACGACGCTCGCGGTATTCCGCGACCGCCTCTACACGCCGAACGCCCGCTTCACGACCCCGCCGACCCCCGCCACCCCCTATACGGCGGTGAGCGTCCCGCTCCCATGA
- a CDS encoding enoyl-CoA hydratase, with protein MTSDVTVQRDGAALTISLNRPERLNAVTAAVLNDLADLIEEAAADAEVRVIVLTGAGRAFSAGADLKSRQAGEGPPGTDTIVAGNRVIRALRDARQPTIAAVNGPAVGIGCSLALACDLVLSSADAYFLLSFTSIGLMPDGGATALVPTSIGRARAMAMALVPERIPAAEALAWGLIYKVVDAGELDASVKALTDRLSTGAPLALAATKRAINASTLTALEEALGRELENQGRLLQTSDVAEAVVAFVEKRPPKFTGS; from the coding sequence ATGACGTCCGATGTCACGGTGCAGCGGGATGGAGCCGCGCTGACGATCTCGCTCAACCGTCCGGAGCGCCTGAACGCCGTCACTGCCGCGGTACTCAACGACCTCGCCGACCTGATCGAAGAGGCCGCGGCCGACGCCGAGGTGCGGGTGATCGTGCTGACCGGCGCCGGACGCGCGTTCAGCGCGGGCGCCGACCTCAAGTCCCGTCAGGCGGGGGAGGGGCCGCCCGGCACCGACACGATCGTGGCGGGCAACCGGGTCATCCGGGCCCTGCGGGACGCGCGCCAGCCGACGATCGCCGCGGTCAACGGGCCGGCGGTGGGCATCGGCTGTTCGCTGGCGCTCGCCTGCGACCTGGTGCTGTCGTCCGCGGACGCGTACTTCCTGCTCTCGTTCACCAGCATCGGCCTGATGCCGGACGGTGGTGCGACCGCGCTGGTGCCGACCTCGATCGGCCGGGCTCGGGCGATGGCGATGGCGCTGGTCCCGGAGCGGATCCCGGCGGCCGAGGCGCTGGCCTGGGGGTTGATCTACAAGGTCGTCGACGCCGGCGAGCTGGACGCCTCCGTCAAGGCGCTCACCGATCGGCTCTCCACCGGGGCGCCGCTGGCGCTGGCCGCGACGAAGCGCGCGATCAACGCGTCGACGCTCACCGCGCTCGAGGAGGCGCTCGGCCGCGAGCTGGAGAACCAGGGCCGGCTGCTGCAGACGAGCGACGTCGCCGAAGCGGTGGTCGCGTTCGTCGAGAAGCGTCCGCCGAAGTTCACCGGATCCTGA
- a CDS encoding 3-hydroxyacyl-CoA dehydrogenase, producing the protein MRFSDSDVALVTGGSSGLGLATVEKLVDDGATVVVLDLPSSDGKAVAEKFGSKVTFSPGDVTSEPDVAQAVRVASEQGTLRAAVNCAGIGNAHKTVGKENTPFPLDAFTKVIQVNLIGTFNVIRLAAAQIAQADEVDGERGVIVNTASVAAFEGQIGQAAYSASKGGIVGMTLPIARDLAALKIRVVTIAPGLFDTPLLGGLPENIKTALGAQVPHPSRLGAPTEYGLLASQIIANPMLNGEVIRLDGAIRMTPR; encoded by the coding sequence GTGAGGTTTTCCGACAGCGACGTCGCGCTGGTCACCGGGGGCTCCTCCGGGCTCGGCCTGGCGACCGTCGAGAAGCTGGTCGACGACGGGGCGACGGTCGTCGTCCTGGACCTGCCGAGCTCGGACGGGAAGGCGGTCGCCGAGAAGTTCGGGTCGAAGGTCACGTTCTCGCCCGGCGACGTCACGTCCGAGCCCGACGTCGCCCAGGCGGTGCGGGTCGCGTCCGAGCAGGGCACGCTCCGGGCCGCGGTCAACTGTGCTGGGATCGGTAACGCGCACAAGACCGTGGGCAAGGAGAACACACCGTTCCCGCTGGACGCCTTCACGAAGGTCATCCAGGTCAACCTGATCGGCACGTTCAACGTCATCCGGCTGGCCGCGGCGCAGATCGCACAGGCCGACGAGGTCGACGGTGAGCGCGGCGTCATCGTCAACACGGCGTCGGTCGCAGCGTTCGAGGGCCAGATCGGACAGGCCGCGTACTCCGCGTCGAAGGGCGGCATCGTCGGCATGACGCTGCCGATCGCGCGGGACCTCGCGGCGCTGAAGATCCGGGTCGTCACGATCGCACCGGGGCTGTTCGACACTCCGCTGCTCGGTGGTCTGCCGGAGAACATCAAGACCGCGCTCGGCGCCCAGGTGCCGCACCCGTCGCGTCTGGGCGCACCCACCGAGTACGGGCTGCTGGCGTCGCAGATCATCGCGAACCCGATGCTCAACGGCGAGGTCATCCGCCTCGACGGCGCGATCCGGATGACTCCCCGGTGA
- the lat gene encoding L-lysine 6-transaminase — MTQIVDAPGSFRPHDVHAVIGKHLLADGLDLVLDLDASRGSTLVDARDGHEYLDLFTFFASSALGMNHPALADPGFRAELLRAATNKPSNSDVYTVEMARFVETFAEVLGDERLPHLFFVEGGGLAVENALKVAFDWKSRWNEAHGIDPALGTRVLHLEHAFHGRTGYTMSLTNTDPNKVARFPKFDWPRIPAPYLRSGIDIEAAEGEALAAARAAFAAHPHDIAAAIMEPIQGEGGDHHFRPEFVRALRDLCHSHDALFILDEVQTGVGLTGTTWTYQQLDVVPDVVAFGKKTQVCGIMAGGRVDEVPENVFAVASRLNSTWGGNLTDMVRARRILEVIRDEKLVARAASLGAHLQAGLRALADRHPGVSDVRGRGLMCAFTLADAGLRDALLDGLRQDESVFMLGCGNRSVRFRPALTISEAELDAGVAAIDRVLTRLGR; from the coding sequence ATGACCCAGATCGTGGACGCCCCCGGATCGTTCCGCCCGCACGACGTGCACGCCGTGATCGGGAAGCATCTCCTCGCCGACGGGCTCGACCTGGTCCTCGACCTCGACGCCTCGCGCGGCTCCACGCTCGTCGACGCCCGCGACGGGCACGAGTACCTCGACCTGTTCACGTTCTTCGCGTCCTCGGCGCTGGGGATGAACCACCCCGCGCTCGCCGACCCGGGATTCCGGGCCGAGCTGCTGCGGGCCGCGACGAACAAGCCGAGCAACTCCGACGTCTACACGGTCGAGATGGCCCGGTTCGTCGAGACGTTCGCCGAGGTGCTCGGCGACGAACGGCTCCCGCACCTGTTCTTCGTCGAGGGCGGCGGGCTCGCCGTCGAGAACGCGCTGAAGGTCGCGTTCGACTGGAAGAGCCGGTGGAACGAGGCGCACGGCATCGACCCGGCGCTCGGCACCCGCGTGCTGCACCTGGAACACGCGTTCCACGGACGCACCGGGTACACGATGTCGCTGACGAACACCGACCCGAACAAGGTCGCGCGCTTCCCGAAGTTCGACTGGCCGCGGATCCCGGCGCCGTACCTTCGTTCCGGCATCGACATCGAGGCCGCCGAGGGCGAGGCGCTCGCCGCCGCCCGCGCCGCGTTCGCGGCCCATCCGCACGACATCGCCGCCGCGATCATGGAGCCGATCCAGGGCGAGGGCGGCGACCACCACTTCCGCCCCGAGTTCGTCCGCGCCCTCCGCGACCTCTGCCACTCCCACGACGCGCTGTTCATCCTCGACGAGGTGCAGACCGGCGTCGGCCTCACCGGCACCACCTGGACCTACCAGCAGCTCGACGTCGTCCCGGACGTCGTCGCGTTCGGCAAGAAGACCCAGGTCTGCGGCATCATGGCCGGCGGCAGGGTCGACGAGGTGCCGGAGAACGTGTTCGCGGTCGCGTCCCGGCTCAACTCCACCTGGGGCGGCAACCTCACCGACATGGTGCGGGCCCGCCGCATCCTCGAGGTGATCCGCGACGAGAAGTTGGTCGCGCGGGCGGCGTCGCTCGGTGCGCACCTGCAGGCGGGGTTGCGCGCGCTCGCCGACCGCCACCCCGGCGTGAGCGACGTCCGCGGCCGTGGCCTGATGTGCGCCTTCACGCTCGCCGACGCCGGCCTCCGCGACGCGCTCCTGGACGGGCTGCGGCAAGACGAGAGCGTGTTCATGCTCGGCTGCGGAAACCGGAGCGTGCGCTTCCGTCCGGCCCTGACGATCAGCGAGGCTGAGCTGGACGCCGGCGTGGCGGCGATCGACCGGGTGCTCACTCGACTAGGGCGGTGA
- a CDS encoding acetyl-CoA C-acyltransferase, with protein sequence MRDAVIVEAVRTPAGKGKPGGALSGVHPVDLLSGALSALVERAGLDPALVDDVIGGCVAQAGEQAVNITRNAVLAAGFPESVPATSVDRQCGSSQQAAHFAAQGVIAGAYDVVIACGVESMSRVPMGTSTMGQNPFGTKFPQRYPEGLVNQGVSAEIIAAKWKLSREALDEYSATSHARAAEAAKAGAFAREIIPVGDVTTDETVRGGTTVEKLGGLKPSFYTEAFAARFPEVGWHITPGNSSPLTDGASAVLIMSGEKAAELGLRPRARFHSFSVVGDDPLLMLTGPIPATRKVLAKAGLSIEDIDAYEVNEAFAPVPLAWAHDLGADPAKLNPRGGAIALGHALGSSGTRLLTTLVNYLEDTGGRYGLQTMCEGGGMANATVIERL encoded by the coding sequence GTGCGCGACGCGGTCATCGTGGAAGCCGTCCGTACTCCGGCCGGAAAGGGCAAGCCAGGCGGCGCGCTCTCCGGCGTCCACCCGGTCGACCTGCTCTCCGGCGCGCTGTCCGCGCTGGTCGAGCGAGCCGGCCTCGACCCGGCCCTGGTCGACGACGTGATCGGCGGCTGCGTCGCCCAGGCGGGCGAGCAGGCGGTGAACATCACCCGCAACGCGGTGCTCGCCGCCGGGTTCCCCGAGTCGGTGCCGGCCACTTCCGTCGACCGGCAGTGCGGATCCAGCCAGCAGGCCGCTCACTTCGCCGCGCAGGGCGTCATCGCCGGCGCGTACGACGTCGTGATCGCCTGCGGCGTCGAGTCGATGAGCCGGGTGCCGATGGGCACGTCGACGATGGGCCAGAACCCGTTCGGCACGAAGTTCCCGCAGCGGTACCCGGAGGGCCTGGTCAACCAGGGCGTCTCGGCCGAGATCATCGCGGCGAAGTGGAAGCTGAGCCGGGAAGCGCTGGACGAGTACTCGGCCACCTCGCACGCGCGTGCGGCCGAAGCGGCGAAGGCCGGTGCGTTCGCGCGGGAGATCATCCCGGTCGGGGACGTGACCACGGACGAGACCGTCCGCGGCGGCACCACCGTCGAGAAGCTCGGCGGGCTCAAGCCGAGCTTCTACACCGAGGCGTTCGCGGCCCGCTTCCCCGAGGTGGGCTGGCACATCACGCCCGGCAACTCGTCGCCGCTGACCGACGGTGCGTCCGCGGTGCTGATCATGTCCGGCGAGAAGGCCGCCGAGCTCGGCCTCCGGCCGCGGGCCCGGTTCCACTCGTTCTCGGTGGTCGGCGACGACCCGCTGCTGATGCTGACCGGCCCGATCCCGGCCACCCGCAAGGTGCTGGCCAAGGCGGGCCTGAGCATCGAGGACATCGACGCGTACGAGGTCAACGAGGCGTTCGCGCCGGTGCCGCTGGCCTGGGCGCACGACCTGGGCGCCGACCCGGCGAAGCTCAACCCGCGCGGCGGTGCGATCGCGCTCGGCCACGCGCTCGGCTCGTCCGGTACCCGGCTGCTCACCACGCTGGTGAACTACCTCGAGGACACCGGTGGTCGGTACGGCCTGCAGACCATGTGCGAGGGCGGCGGCATGGCCAACGCCACAGTCATCGAACGTCTCTGA
- a CDS encoding Lrp/AsnC family transcriptional regulator: protein MTSPLEDDVDRTLVALLATDGRATLSTLASAAGLSVSATQARVRRLEQRGVIRGYAADIDPEALGLPLAAFIAISPLDPAQPDDAPEQLAELDAVEACYSVAGEDSYVLLVRVPSPRALEDLIRQIRSVANVRTRTTVILQTFYERRLSHP, encoded by the coding sequence GTGACCTCGCCACTCGAAGACGACGTCGACCGCACGCTGGTCGCGCTGCTGGCCACCGACGGTCGTGCCACGCTCTCGACGCTCGCCTCCGCCGCCGGCCTCTCGGTGTCGGCGACCCAGGCCCGGGTTCGGCGCCTGGAGCAGCGCGGGGTCATCCGTGGTTACGCCGCGGACATCGACCCGGAGGCGCTCGGCCTGCCGCTGGCCGCGTTCATCGCGATCTCGCCGCTCGACCCGGCCCAGCCCGACGACGCCCCGGAGCAGCTGGCCGAGCTCGACGCGGTGGAGGCGTGCTACTCGGTCGCCGGCGAGGACAGCTACGTCCTGCTCGTCCGGGTGCCCTCGCCGCGCGCGCTGGAGGATCTGATCCGCCAGATCCGTTCCGTCGCCAACGTCCGCACTCGGACGACCGTGATCCTCCAGACTTTCTACGAGAGAAGGCTCTCGCACCCGTAA